The DNA segment TGCCGCTGCGCGCCGTGGACCGCCCCCTCCTGGCGATGTTCGAGCCGGCGGGTGCCGACGGCCTAGCACACCTGAGCGTGGCCGACCCCGACCTGAACCTGCAGGATGGCCTCAGCCAACCCCGGCCGGTGCGCGTGACGCTGGCGGGGGCGTTCGGCCTTGACACGCCGGGGCCGGACTGCCGCGTCGTCGGGCAGTCGGGGGGACAGACGGTGGTCGAGGTAACATGCCGCGAGGGACGGAGCTGCGACCTGCCCCTGCGCCCGTTGTAGTACTCACTTGCGGGAACTCGCGTGCGAACAGGCAGCGGGTGTCGCGTCGTGTGCGACGGGCCCCGCTGCCGGTCGTGGGGCCCGTCGCACGGAGGTCGCTACGCGACCTCACCGCGACACCCACGACCTGTCCTCCGTTAGCTGTCGGAGCGGGTGTACGCCCGACACTCCTGTCGGGCGTCCCCTTCTACGTCCACCACGACCGCGTGTTCTCGCTGACCTCGTCCTTGAACAACAGGATGAGAATCCCCTCGCCCATCGCGTACGCCAGCCCCAGGAACGTCACCCACATGAAGGGCACGCACAGACCGAAGGCGTACGTCACGAGCAGGAAGAGCGCCACGAGCCACGCGGTGATCTTGTTGGCCCACGTGTGCAGCGGCGCGTGGCGCAGCCACTGCAGGACCATCCCCGTGATGAACAGCACCAGCAGAATGACGACCAGGCCCCAGTAGTGGGTGTAGATCCCGGGGCGCAGCAGCCACAGCCAGAACGGCTGGGAGATCTGGATCGCGTTGTCGGCGATGCTGTCGAGCATCGCCCCCTGCTTGCTCTCCAGGTGGTACGTGCGGGCGATGGCGCCGTCAATGGCGTCGGTGAGCCAGGCCACGGCGAGCACGATGACGAACGCCACGGGCGAGTGCACCAGGGCCAGCACCCACAGCACCCCCACCAGACCGATCCGCAGGCTTGTCAGGGCATTGGGCAGGTCTCTCAGGTGCATGGGCAAGCTCCCCGACGTCCGTGGTCTGGACGGCAGTGTCGTGCCTCTGTGCGCCCCTCGCTCTAGCCGAACCACACCCCGTACCGTCGCACCCAGTCCGGCGCGCTGCCGGAGCTGCCGATGAGGCTGTAGACGATGCCCGCCGTGAAGTAGTGCCCCAGCGCCAGCCCGATGAAGCCCGGGATGAGTTGGCGGTAGGCCTTCATGCCGCCGAGGCGGAACACGAGCGTCTTGATGAGCCACACCAGGAAGAACGTGCCCCAGATCAGCTCGCCATACGAGGTGGTCATGCAGAAGGCCAGCGGGTGCAGCGGGAACTTCAG comes from the bacterium genome and includes:
- a CDS encoding CDP-alcohol phosphatidyltransferase family protein; the protein is MHLRDLPNALTSLRIGLVGVLWVLALVHSPVAFVIVLAVAWLTDAIDGAIARTYHLESKQGAMLDSIADNAIQISQPFWLWLLRPGIYTHYWGLVVILLVLFITGMVLQWLRHAPLHTWANKITAWLVALFLLVTYAFGLCVPFMWVTFLGLAYAMGEGILILLFKDEVSENTRSWWT